GATTCATAAGTAATTAATTTTCTTTGTTTTGTAGTGAGCATCACACTGATTTTAAAAAGTATGAATAGCCGCTATTCCTCACCTATTTAAACACATTTATATTTTTGTTATGGTGGTAGGCTAAGCAATGCTTAGTAGCGATCAACTAAAGTTCTCAAACAAAAATTGCTCATGGAAGCAGACACAATTTTTGTCCGATGTTTGTTTTCAGTAATTGCCAATTTTATTAATCAATATGTGACTCCAAATAAAATACTAAAAATTATGAGTAGGCGCTATTGTTTGATCCATTTCAACACCTTTGGATCTTTGTTATAACGGTAGATCAAGCCATCTCTAGTAGTGATAGACTTGCCTTGGCTAGCCCTGCTTCTGATGGTGGCGGCAGAATAGCCTGTTAACGTCTGCATTTCTTTGTGAGAAAGCCCTGTAGTTGTATCTCTTGTTGCTGAAGTTGTTGCTTGGCTTTGTGATTCCTTCTCAGGAGAAGTGTCTATTGTTGCTGAAGTTGTTGCTTGGCTTTGTGATTCCTTCTGAGAGGAAGTATTTCTTGTTTCTGAAATTTTTGCTTGGGTTTGTGATTCCTTCTTAGAGGAAGTGTCTCTTGTTGCTGAGATTTTTGGTTGACTTTGTGATTCTTTCTTAGAGGAAGTATCTATTATAATTTGAGCTTTTTCGGAGGGATTCAACTCAATTAATTTTTCCAGCCGATAATCCTCGACGGTAATCAGTCGCCAACTAGAGTCTTGTAAAAGTTCCAGAACCCATTGATGATAATTGAACAAACTCTCCCGATGTCCAACACTGATAAAAGTTGTTTTTGTTTCTTGTAACTGTTGATACAAATGTCCTTCGTTGTTTAAATCCAAAGCACTTGTTGCTTCATCTAATATGGTGAAGCTAGGACGTGTAATTAACAGTCGCGCGAAAGCAAGACGTTGTTGTTCTCCCAACGATAATATATTTTCCCAAGGAACTTCTGTGTCAAAGCCCTCTACGCGGGTAAGTAAGTTTTGGAGGTTAACTTGTTGCAAAATGTCTTTGAGTTCTTGATCGCTCATTTGCCGAGTTCTATGAGGATAGAGTAACTGTTCGCGCAAAGTTCCCAAAATTATATAAGGGCGTTGGGGCAAAAACAGCATTTCTTCTAGGGGAGGTCGCAACAGACGACCAGTCCCAGCGTTCCATAAACCAGCTATCGCTCTCAACAGAGAACTTTTACCCCGACCACTGGGGCCAATAATCAGTAACCCTTCTCCTGGTTCAACAGACAGCGACAAGTCTTCAACGATTACTTGCTCATAGTTTGGCGTTTGTAAGGTGACATGCTCAAAAGCAATATATCTATCTTCTATTACTTTAATAGTATTCAGTTTCTCTGGTGGTTTGCTAACAGATTCTAACGCTTCTGAAAACTCCGCTAAACGCTGAACGTAACTAGAAAATCTTCCTGAAGCTCCAAATTCATTTATTAATTCTCCCAGAGCATTAGAAAACATAAAGCAAGCTAAACTAGCTTGGCTAATTTCTCCATAATCAATTTTATCTTGAATAAATAAAGGTGTGAGTATGAACATTGAAAATATACTGATAGCAGACTGATATGCTTTATTGAAAATATCCAGACCTCTTTCCCAATCGATTCTGCGATTAGCAGTCTTATAAAGATTCTCAAATCTGCGGACAATTATATTTCCTTCTTGGTCTTCTCCCTGGAAAAAAGCTACCGATTCAGCGTGATTACGAAGATGAGTCACGGCGTAATTAAAGTCACCTTTAAACTCGAGTTCTTCTTGATTAATTTTATTCAGTCCTTGAGTTAAATAAATAGCAATTAAGTTACCTGCAACTGTATAAACAACCAGATAAATTGTGATTTGTTGAGAAATTGTCCACAAAACTATTAAAAAAGTGATCATTTGCAGCACTTTTTCAAAAAAAGTAGTTGACAGTCTCAACGCATTGGTGGTTATTGGTTCTATCTCTTGAGATATGCGTTGGTCTGGGTTATTAATATCAGATCTAAAAGTGATTCTATAATACGCACGATTGCTCAAATATTTTTCTAAAATATAACCACTTAACCACTTGTACCAATCAAGAGCGATTTTTTTTCTCACATATTGAGAAAATCCTACCAATAACACTGACAGGACAATACCAAGGGTGGAAATCCATAAGGTGTTAATATACTTAGAAAGGTCTCTCTCTTCAATAATGATATCCAGCACATAGCGATTCCAGAAGCTATTGAAGGCATTGGTGGTCACAAACCCGATGATTAACAATATTAGGAGAATGAGCATCGCCCATGAGCGAATTACATCTGAAAATGCTCTTCCCCCAGCCTCTGTTGGATACCAGTAAGGTTGAGCAACCACTTTGATATCCTCCCAAAATTGAGTAAAAGGCCAGGGAGAATCCTTTGTGGTTTTATCAGGAACAACTTGAGTTTGCATATTCGGAAAATATCATGGTTCAAATATAGTAATTTTCATCGTTATGAAATTCACTATAAATAAAATGATGGCCTTTGAGGGTGAAATTCAGACTCAGAGGCCATATACTACCCTACCGCAATTTGGTGCGATCGCTTAACTGATTACATTCGTTGTTGAATATTACCGAATGTAACCATTATTCCTCCTCGACGATGTCAATTGTTATTTTTGGAGGCTGAACGTCTTGAGGTTCAGTAGTGCCTACATGGTTAAGTTCATTCTTCAGTTTGAGTTTTAGCTCATCTGTGATGGGTAAATCTTTAATTTCTTTAAGCAGAAATCTCACAGATTCAGTTTTGCTACGTTCTAAATAGACATTCTTGAGAATCGTTTCAATTCCATATCCTGCAATTAAGTCTCCTACAGCTGCTAGCAGACCAAGCAGACCTAAACCACCTATGAAGCCGAACGGCCCTCCTAATCCCATGATGACGCCTACAAGGGCGGGAGTACTAGATACCCCCCCTGCTGCTGCCGTTAAAATCACAAGAATTATACCGGGAAGGCCCAGACCAGCTATCTTCTTAACGATTTCATCCATTGGAGTTACCTACAATCCTTACATTCTTGGTTAAAACATTACTCAGGGTAGAAGAATTTATTTACCCTTGTCTGATACTTTAGGCATTGATCGCTAACACTTATTATTCTTTAGCGAGTGTTATTGTCAATTTGAATCGTAAGACTTTCCATTGTTTGACACACTCA
Above is a window of Nostoc sp. UHCC 0702 DNA encoding:
- a CDS encoding ABC transporter ATP-binding protein/permease; this encodes MQTQVVPDKTTKDSPWPFTQFWEDIKVVAQPYWYPTEAGGRAFSDVIRSWAMLILLILLIIGFVTTNAFNSFWNRYVLDIIIEERDLSKYINTLWISTLGIVLSVLLVGFSQYVRKKIALDWYKWLSGYILEKYLSNRAYYRITFRSDINNPDQRISQEIEPITTNALRLSTTFFEKVLQMITFLIVLWTISQQITIYLVVYTVAGNLIAIYLTQGLNKINQEELEFKGDFNYAVTHLRNHAESVAFFQGEDQEGNIIVRRFENLYKTANRRIDWERGLDIFNKAYQSAISIFSMFILTPLFIQDKIDYGEISQASLACFMFSNALGELINEFGASGRFSSYVQRLAEFSEALESVSKPPEKLNTIKVIEDRYIAFEHVTLQTPNYEQVIVEDLSLSVEPGEGLLIIGPSGRGKSSLLRAIAGLWNAGTGRLLRPPLEEMLFLPQRPYIILGTLREQLLYPHRTRQMSDQELKDILQQVNLQNLLTRVEGFDTEVPWENILSLGEQQRLAFARLLITRPSFTILDEATSALDLNNEGHLYQQLQETKTTFISVGHRESLFNYHQWVLELLQDSSWRLITVEDYRLEKLIELNPSEKAQIIIDTSSKKESQSQPKISATRDTSSKKESQTQAKISETRNTSSQKESQSQATTSATIDTSPEKESQSQATTSATRDTTTGLSHKEMQTLTGYSAATIRSRASQGKSITTRDGLIYRYNKDPKVLKWIKQ